A single Oscillospiraceae bacterium DNA region contains:
- a CDS encoding four helix bundle protein has protein sequence MESPLLIKSKQFALDIIKVCNKVKSEKRESVLTNQLVRSGTSIGANIREAFYGHGKNDFIAKLQIALKECSESEYWIELLIESGYYDDNTILGNCVELKKILISSINTAKKNNK, from the coding sequence ATGGAAAGTCCGTTGCTTATAAAATCAAAACAATTTGCTCTAGATATAATTAAGGTTTGTAATAAAGTAAAAAGCGAAAAAAGAGAAAGTGTACTTACAAATCAGCTTGTTCGCAGTGGCACAAGCATCGGTGCGAATATAAGAGAAGCATTTTACGGGCACGGTAAAAACGATTTTATTGCAAAACTTCAAATAGCGCTGAAGGAATGTTCTGAAAGTGAATACTGGATTGAACTGCTTATAGAAAGCGGATATTATGACGATAACACAATTCTGGGGAATTGTGTTGAACTGAAGAAAATACTTATTTCATCTATAAACACGGCAAAGAAAAACAATAAATGA
- a CDS encoding helix-turn-helix transcriptional regulator, giving the protein MNNNLRKLRKEKKLTQIALQMQTGIEQSLLSKFETGERTPPTETLLLLADFYDVSIDYILCRTEKRDINK; this is encoded by the coding sequence ATGAATAATAATTTACGAAAATTAAGAAAAGAAAAAAAACTTACTCAAATTGCTCTACAGATGCAAACAGGTATTGAGCAATCGTTGTTGTCCAAATTTGAAACGGGTGAAAGAACTCCTCCAACAGAAACCTTACTTCTTCTTGCTGATTTTTACGATGTAAGTATAGACTATATTTTATGCAGAACCGAAAAAAGAGACATCAACAAGTAA
- the putP gene encoding sodium/proline symporter PutP — protein sequence MAEVLAFVLYFVIVLMIGIYFFVKSKSTDEKDYFLGGRKMGPWVTAMSAQASDMSAWLLMGLPGSILAFGLGQAWIGIGLAIGTALNWIFVAKRLRKFSKASGDAITMPQYLSNRFLAVNPALKIICAVVFLVSFTLYVASAFSAGSKVFSDLFPVLSEQNAMIIFAIIILVYTFLGGYKAVCWTDFFQGFLMLVALITVPIVIALTKTLDVTALSTITTSSGAVYPFTTNLFSASPKEIISGLGWGLGYFGMPHILVRFMAIEKPSMVKKSAIVAIIWVVITLLAAILIAYLGRMVIGAELLEAGKQELVFVTLARRLFPGFIAGVLLAAIIAASMSTADSQLLVASSSFTSDIYKPIIRKNASDKEILWVGRIIVIVVAVVAYFIASSKGEGAQAVMDMVSNAWALFGAAFGPVMILSLFWKRLTYNGALLGIISGAIVDILWLVCMAHTGIYEIVPAFIVSLIVTVVVSLIDKKPSDEIIAIYNKATDNSIDD from the coding sequence ATGGCAGAAGTATTAGCATTTGTACTTTACTTTGTTATCGTTTTAATGATAGGGATTTATTTCTTTGTTAAATCAAAAAGTACTGACGAAAAAGATTATTTCTTAGGTGGAAGAAAAATGGGACCTTGGGTTACAGCAATGAGCGCTCAGGCATCAGATATGAGTGCATGGTTACTTATGGGACTTCCGGGAAGCATCCTTGCTTTTGGGTTAGGTCAGGCATGGATAGGTATCGGTCTTGCAATCGGTACTGCACTTAACTGGATATTTGTGGCAAAAAGACTTAGAAAGTTTTCTAAAGCATCAGGAGATGCTATCACTATGCCGCAGTATTTATCCAATCGTTTCTTGGCGGTAAATCCTGCACTTAAAATTATATGTGCAGTAGTATTTTTAGTAAGTTTTACATTATATGTTGCATCTGCATTCTCTGCAGGTTCAAAAGTGTTCAGTGATTTATTCCCTGTACTTAGCGAACAAAATGCGATGATTATTTTTGCAATAATTATCCTTGTTTACACTTTTTTAGGTGGTTACAAGGCAGTATGCTGGACTGACTTTTTTCAAGGTTTCCTTATGCTCGTTGCTTTGATTACAGTTCCGATTGTTATTGCGCTTACTAAAACACTTGATGTGACAGCATTATCAACAATAACCACTTCGAGCGGAGCAGTTTATCCGTTTACAACCAATTTATTTTCTGCAAGTCCTAAAGAAATTATATCAGGGCTTGGATGGGGGCTTGGGTATTTCGGAATGCCACATATTTTAGTTCGTTTTATGGCAATAGAAAAACCAAGTATGGTTAAGAAGAGTGCTATAGTTGCTATAATCTGGGTTGTTATAACATTACTTGCTGCAATATTAATCGCATATTTAGGAAGAATGGTTATCGGTGCAGAACTTTTAGAAGCAGGCAAACAGGAACTTGTATTTGTTACACTTGCAAGAAGATTGTTCCCAGGATTTATTGCAGGGGTTTTACTTGCTGCAATTATTGCAGCGTCAATGTCAACCGCTGACTCTCAACTACTTGTTGCGTCATCTTCTTTCACAAGTGATATATATAAACCTATAATAAGAAAGAATGCATCAGATAAAGAAATTTTATGGGTTGGAAGAATAATTGTAATAGTTGTAGCAGTTGTTGCTTACTTTATAGCAAGCAGTAAAGGTGAGGGGGCACAAGCAGTTATGGATATGGTTTCAAATGCATGGGCACTATTCGGAGCAGCATTCGGACCTGTTATGATTTTGTCATTATTCTGGAAACGCCTTACATATAACGGTGCTCTTTTGGGTATTATATCAGGGGCAATAGTTGATATTTTATGGTTAGTTTGCATGGCGCACACAGGAATTTACGAAATAGTTCCTGCGTTTATTGTAAGTTTAATAGTAACGGTTGTGGTTTCTTTAATTGATAAAAAACCGTCAGACGAAATTATTGCAATCTATAATAAGGCTACAGATAATAGCATTGATGACTAA
- the rimO gene encoding 30S ribosomal protein S12 methylthiotransferase RimO — MKTKVFVVSLGCSKNHCDLENMMGILVDKGYEITLNEYEADVALVNTCGFIESAKEEAISNILEMAELKETGNLKALVVSGCLSQRYKDEILDSFPEVDAVVGVFDFDKIDEIINNTLKGKRACYLDSEKLENFNNMPRIQTTPFYTAYLKIAEGCDNRCSYCAIPKIRGRLVSRELNSLIKEATRLAQSGVKELILVAQDTTRYGVDLYGEPKLCELLYKLSQIDGIEWIRIHYMYPEMITEELLNCIKENKKVLHYFDIPIQHINSRILKLMNRRSDRENIESTVNLIRKIIPDATIRTTVIVGFPTESEEEFLELYSYIDKTKFDRLGVFAFSKEEGTGAYNLKGQIPKKIKLKRQEEIQKLQAEIMEKNNKKHIGQVLDVLVEGYHNDYDVYFGRSKMDSVEIDGTVMFETDEKIDFGEIVKVKITNALEYDLIGELTKGTEL, encoded by the coding sequence ATGAAGACTAAAGTTTTTGTTGTATCCTTAGGGTGTTCAAAAAACCATTGTGATCTGGAAAATATGATGGGTATACTTGTTGATAAAGGATACGAAATAACCCTTAATGAATACGAAGCAGATGTAGCGCTGGTTAACACCTGTGGTTTTATAGAATCGGCAAAGGAAGAAGCCATCTCAAATATATTGGAAATGGCAGAACTTAAAGAAACGGGCAATTTGAAAGCACTTGTTGTTTCAGGATGCCTTTCGCAAAGATATAAGGATGAAATACTTGATTCTTTCCCTGAAGTCGATGCTGTGGTCGGGGTTTTTGATTTTGATAAAATTGACGAAATTATAAATAACACATTAAAGGGCAAAAGGGCATGTTATCTTGATAGTGAAAAATTAGAAAATTTTAATAATATGCCAAGAATTCAGACAACGCCTTTTTACACTGCTTATTTGAAAATTGCTGAGGGGTGTGACAATCGTTGTTCTTATTGTGCAATTCCTAAAATAAGAGGAAGATTAGTTTCAAGAGAGTTAAATTCACTTATTAAAGAAGCGACCAGACTGGCACAGTCAGGAGTAAAAGAACTTATTCTTGTTGCTCAGGATACAACCCGTTATGGAGTTGATTTATATGGCGAACCCAAACTTTGTGAACTTCTTTATAAACTTTCACAAATTGACGGAATTGAGTGGATAAGAATTCATTATATGTATCCTGAAATGATTACTGAGGAACTTTTAAATTGCATAAAAGAAAACAAGAAAGTTCTTCATTATTTTGATATACCTATTCAACATATAAATTCGAGAATTTTAAAACTTATGAACAGGCGTTCTGACAGGGAAAATATTGAAAGCACGGTTAATCTCATAAGGAAAATCATTCCTGATGCGACTATAAGAACAACTGTTATCGTAGGTTTTCCAACTGAGAGTGAAGAAGAATTTCTGGAACTTTATTCATATATAGATAAAACCAAGTTTGACAGGTTGGGAGTTTTTGCTTTTTCCAAAGAAGAGGGAACGGGTGCTTACAATTTAAAAGGGCAGATTCCAAAAAAAATCAAACTAAAAAGGCAGGAAGAAATTCAGAAGCTTCAGGCAGAGATTATGGAAAAAAACAACAAAAAACATATAGGTCAAGTTCTTGACGTACTGGTGGAAGGCTATCATAATGATTATGATGTTTACTTTGGAAGAAGTAAGATGGACAGTGTAGAAATTGATGGAACGGTTATGTTTGAGACAGATGAGAAAATTGATTTTGGTGAAATTGTTAAAGTTAAAATAACAAATGCACTTGAATATGATTTGATAGGGGAATTAACGAAAGGAACAGAATTATGA
- the pgsA gene encoding CDP-diacylglycerol--glycerol-3-phosphate 3-phosphatidyltransferase, producing MNLPNRLTILRIILVPILLILIYNIGNSLLMSLISAIVFLLISFTDMLDGYIARSRNLVTDFGKFLDPLADKILVISTMIAFIDMGYISSLAVIIIIIREFLVTSLRLVAASTSKVIAASKLGKLKTIIQMIVLTILFFTPQVASLPGGNIILNILIWIMVAITIISGVDYLIKNKEVIKIQ from the coding sequence ATGAATTTACCAAACAGATTAACAATTTTAAGAATTATATTAGTACCAATACTTTTGATTTTAATATACAATATAGGAAATTCTTTATTGATGTCTTTAATATCAGCAATTGTTTTCTTACTTATTTCATTTACCGATATGCTTGACGGATATATTGCAAGAAGCAGAAATCTTGTTACTGATTTTGGTAAATTTTTAGATCCTCTTGCAGATAAAATTCTTGTAATTTCAACTATGATTGCATTTATAGATATGGGGTATATTTCTTCTCTTGCGGTTATAATAATTATTATAAGGGAATTTTTAGTAACATCATTAAGACTTGTTGCAGCATCGACAAGTAAAGTTATTGCTGCATCTAAATTAGGTAAATTAAAAACTATTATTCAAATGATTGTTCTTACTATTCTATTCTTTACGCCTCAGGTAGCATCATTGCCTGGTGGCAATATTATACTTAATATATTAATATGGATAATGGTTGCAATAACAATAATATCAGGTGTAGATTATTTAATAAAAAATAAAGAAGTTATTAAAATTCAATAA
- a CDS encoding glucose-6-phosphate isomerase — translation MLKPIFKYETASQFIDSEKFEKYKESAIKSLSLLEKRSGKGNDFLGWLDLPNTYDKEEFERVEKAAKKIRENSKALVVIGIGGSYLGARAAIEFINGNMHNLKNDNNPKIFFAGNSISSDYHYELLEILKDMDFSINVISKSGTTTEPAIAFRLFKELLIEKYGEEEAKERIYVTTDKEKGTLLNFSKEAGYERFTIADDVGGRFSVLTSVGLLPIAVAGIDIKKLMEGAKEALNDTRTLDFDNNPALKYATVRNVFYNDNKAIEILVNYEPSITYFAEWYKQLFAESHGKEGKGIFPASLNFSTDLHSLGQFVQDGTRNMFETVITVKEPNKKVEIKEDEKNVDGLNFLAGKTMDFVNTQAFLGTYLAHTDGNTPNLVIEIPKRDEFSLGYLFYFFEITCAIDGYMLDVNPFDQPGVEEYKKNMFALLGKPGYEDMKKELEKRL, via the coding sequence ATGTTAAAACCAATTTTCAAGTATGAAACTGCAAGTCAGTTTATTGATAGCGAAAAATTTGAAAAATACAAAGAGAGCGCCATAAAATCACTTTCTCTTTTAGAAAAAAGAAGCGGGAAGGGTAATGATTTCTTAGGCTGGCTTGATTTGCCAAATACCTACGATAAAGAAGAATTTGAAAGAGTAGAAAAAGCCGCAAAGAAAATAAGAGAAAATTCTAAAGCACTTGTTGTTATCGGTATTGGTGGATCTTACTTAGGTGCAAGAGCTGCAATCGAATTTATAAATGGCAATATGCATAATCTTAAGAACGATAATAATCCTAAGATATTTTTTGCAGGAAATTCTATTTCTTCAGATTATCATTATGAACTTTTGGAAATTTTAAAAGATATGGACTTTTCTATAAACGTAATTTCAAAGTCAGGAACAACTACTGAACCTGCGATTGCTTTCAGACTTTTCAAAGAACTTTTAATAGAAAAATACGGCGAAGAAGAAGCAAAAGAAAGAATATATGTTACAACCGATAAGGAAAAAGGCACATTGCTTAACTTTTCCAAAGAAGCAGGGTATGAGAGATTTACAATTGCTGATGATGTAGGCGGAAGATTTTCGGTTTTAACATCTGTAGGACTTTTACCGATTGCGGTAGCAGGAATTGATATTAAAAAACTTATGGAGGGTGCAAAAGAAGCACTTAACGATACAAGAACATTAGACTTTGATAATAATCCTGCGTTAAAATATGCAACTGTAAGAAATGTTTTTTATAATGATAATAAAGCAATTGAAATTTTAGTAAATTATGAGCCATCTATTACTTATTTTGCAGAATGGTATAAGCAACTTTTTGCAGAAAGTCATGGTAAAGAAGGCAAAGGTATATTCCCTGCATCGCTTAACTTTTCAACTGACCTTCATTCTCTTGGGCAGTTCGTTCAGGATGGCACAAGAAATATGTTTGAAACTGTTATTACAGTTAAAGAACCAAATAAAAAGGTTGAAATTAAGGAAGATGAAAAAAATGTTGACGGACTTAATTTCCTCGCAGGAAAAACAATGGACTTCGTTAACACACAGGCATTTTTAGGAACATACTTAGCACATACAGATGGTAATACTCCTAATTTGGTTATAGAAATTCCAAAAAGAGATGAATTCTCACTTGGTTATCTTTTCTATTTCTTTGAAATAACATGTGCGATTGATGGTTATATGCTTGATGTTAATCCGTTTGACCAACCTGGTGTCGAAGAGTATAAAAAGAATATGTTTGCTCTTTTGGGAAAACCGGGATATGAAGATATGAAAAAAGAACTTGAAAAAAGACTTTAA